Part of the Cercospora beticola chromosome 5, complete sequence genome is shown below.
TGATGACGATGGTCGACAACATTGAAGATTCCTTGCCGACGACAATTCTGGGCTACAACTTCTCAGCTCCATTTTTCATCTCACCATGTAAGACCATCTCAGCTCGGAAGCTTCCCGAGTGAAGACAATTGCTAATGCATGCGAAAGGTGCACGTGCAGGCTACGCAGGCCCATGGGGCGAGACCGGTATCATGAGAGGTGCCGGCCGGGAGAACGTTCTGTACCAAGTCAGCGATTTCTCATCATCGACCAAGCAGGAAATCGCCGACGCACGCGCAGAAGGACAAGTCGCCTTCCTACAGCTCTACATCGACCCAAGCAACGACACCTCCATCATCGAGCAAATCCGTGAAGCCGAGGAGCTTGACTTCAAGGCCATCATCCTGACTGTCGACTCCGCCGCAGATGGAAACCGTCACCGCGCCGTTCGCTTCGGTGTCGGCAGCGCCGATAGCAGTTACTCCTCCATCACCTGGGAGAAGTACGAGTGGATGCGCAACCAAACAGACCTACCAATCGTGCCAAAGGGCGTTCAAACAGTTGAAGATGCCCTCCTCGCCGTAGAGCACAACGTCCCAGCTCTCTTCCTGTCCAACCACGGCGGTCGCCAAGTCGACGGATCCCCATCAGCCTTCGAAGTCGCATTGGAGATCTACCAAGAAGCACCACAAATCTTCAACCAGACTGAAGTCTTCGCAGACGGTGGCGTCCGTTACGGCGCAGATGTCGTTAAGCTGTTGGCTCTTGGTGTCAAAGCTGTGGGTATTGGCAGGCCATTCATGTTTGCTAACATCTACCCCAACGGCACTGGCGTAGAGAGAGCGATTCAGATCATGAAGCGAGAGGTGGCGATTGATGCTGCGAATGTCGGTATTGCGGATCTGAAGAACATTAGCCCCAATGTTTTGGACTGGAAGAGATTCCCGACCTGGGCGCAGGGCTCGTAGGAACCATGATTGATGATGTCGGTGGAACTTCTTGATATCAGCGCCTACTTGTAGGCAGCGAGTTTGCTTCTTGTACATATTTGTGTGTGACGGAATTGGTATATCGACAGATACTTACGAAGCCATGTCTTGATGCCAATGATCCGACTCTGTACCATTACCTGCGTTCCATCCTCACACAAACTGTGCCAAAACTGAGAGATTGGCTGAGAGTGGCAAGGTATTACACCAAGTATATCGCGCTTTGCACACAAAACTAAAATACAGGTGCGGAAGGTTTTTGTTCGCAGAACTGTCTGCCGTGCGCTCAACGCCGAGTGATGAAGATGCACAGGCTCTCTTCGCCGCCTCTTCTTTCCTCGCATACATAGAAACATCCACATGAAACTCGTTCTGTCCTTTGTCGCATTCCTCCTCAACCTCCTTATCGCATGCCTGCGCCACCCATTGCGCTCATGCTCTGCAGCTTGGCAGCCAGTTGTGGGTACTTCTCTTGCACTTCGAGCTGCGTCCGTGTCGCTTCGGCGTATGAAAGGGCGTTGACAATCTCGCCTTCTGTTCGTGAGAGCTTGGCGGCGCGTTCGAAGTACTCGAGGGCGTCTGTGACTTTGCCTTGTTGCAGGAGGAGCTGTGCCATGGTCGCAACGGCGATGTCGCATTCGGGATCGACTAAACGAATTGGTCAGTATCTGTGCTCCACATCGGCGAGCTGAATCCGACTTACTCAAAAGCGCCTTCTCGCACAGCTGCTCCGCTGCAGTGAAGTCCTGCTTCCACTGGAACAGCGCCAATGCCTTGTTGATCAAAGGCAACACGTTCATGCCACCAGTCTCACCgaccgccttcttctccatctcaacAGCAGTTTCGAACTTCTCCACTGCTTCCTGGTATTTTTGCTGATCCAAAAGCAACTCGCCGTAATAGTTGTAGACATCGCTCTTATCACCAAAGTTCTTAATGCAGCGTCGGAAAGTCGCCATACTACTGGCGATCGAACCCATCTTGTACTGCGTGACACCGAGTTGAATATGTGAGAAAATGAAGTTCTTGTCCAAATCGATCGATTTTTGGTAGTCGGTCGCGGCGAGGCTGAATTCAGAGAGGATGAAGTGGAGTTGCGCGCGGTGATAGTAGATGTCCGGATCGTTGGGGTTGTGTTGCGCAGCGGTTTCGAAATCgttggcagcagcttcgcgtGCGCCTGAGATTCTCAGCATCGTGGTATCAACACCGGCAGCTCCGCTCAACTTACTTTGCTCGAGATGCATGCTGGCGCGCTTTACGTAGCTCTGCACGAGAGTCGGGTCCAGTTCGATCGATTTGTTCAGGTCCTCTAGAGCAGCATCGTTATCGCCACGCAGGTAGCGGAAAGTTCCACGCATGTTGTAAGCCTCAGCCTCGTGAGGACCCAAGTCACCAACTTCGATCGCCTTGTCGAATGCGTCTGCCGCTTCTCTGTAGCCTTCCGAGTTTCTGTGGCGGACGGCCTGGAGACCCTTGCGAAGGTGCCATTTTCCGCTGCCCTCGGGAAGGTCGGCGGTCTCTTCCAGTCCTTCGGGAAGACCCTTTGCGCGGAATGACTGCAAGTAGTTGGAGACGAAAGTGGGCGATGGCAGTGTCTTATCCTTCTCTGTGAGAATAGCCTTGGCTTTCGTCTCGGCGACCTTCTTCAGTAGACGTTCAACAGCTTGAGCAGAAGATTCGTTGCGAAATTGATCGATAATGCAGCTTGCGGTGTAGTCCAGAAGTGCCTCGCTGTATTTGCCCTCTTGCTCGTAGGCGTTTGCTCTTCGATTCAAGGCTTTCACATATTCAGCGTCCAGGTTCAATGCGGCAGTGGTGTCCTCGATGACTTTAGACCAGTTCGACTTGGCGTTGTAGCAGGCGGCGCGGTTCGAGTAGAAGACAGGGTCGGCTTTGCAGTAGATGGCTTGGGTGTACAGATCGATGGCACGCTCGTAGTCCTTCGCGCCGTAGGCTTTATTGCCAGCTGCCTTGAGCTTCGCGGCATAGTCCTTGCGCTCCTGCTCTGAAAGCGAGGCGACCGACTCCTCGGTCACTGTGGGCAGCTCCTCAGGAACCTcctcggctgctgctgcctttggCGCCGCCTTCGAAGCTGATGCCCTGACGTCTGCCGCCGCCTTCTCTGCCTCCGCAGCTCCCTTATCGGCCTTCTTCCCTTTTCGTCGATCC
Proteins encoded:
- a CDS encoding uncharacterized protein (antiSMASH:Cluster_15), whose translation is MQMILSSLLAAAGLASAARPWLEFPDTGAVEQFGTLEEGGALPNVSDVVGLPDFDYLAGEYMSLMNYTYYRNGAAGEWSYRNNLEIFQRMRFRPRVMTMVDNIEDSLPTTILGYNFSAPFFISPCARAGYAGPWGETGIMRGAGRENVLYQVSDFSSSTKQEIADARAEGQVAFLQLYIDPSNDTSIIEQIREAEELDFKAIILTVDSAADGNRHRAVRFGVGSADSSYSSITWEKYEWMRNQTDLPIVPKGVQTVEDALLAVEHNVPALFLSNHGGRQVDGSPSAFEVALEIYQEAPQIFNQTEVFADGGVRYGADVVKLLALGVKAVGIGRPFMFANIYPNGTGVERAIQIMKREVAIDAANVGIADLKNISPNVLDWKRFPTWAQGS
- a CDS encoding uncharacterized protein (antiSMASH:Cluster_15) — its product is MASAQQAQAKVEETAQAVQTASSSFLDRVSAWYQDNKVAAWTIAGVTVVAVGGTVYYLSLPPPQQKSKKDRRKGKKADKGAAEAEKAAADVRASASKAAPKAAAAEEVPEELPTVTEESVASLSEQERKDYAAKLKAAGNKAYGAKDYERAIDLYTQAIYCKADPVFYSNRAACYNAKSNWSKVIEDTTAALNLDAEYVKALNRRANAYEQEGKYSEALLDYTASCIIDQFRNESSAQAVERLLKKVAETKAKAILTEKDKTLPSPTFVSNYLQSFRAKGLPEGLEETADLPEGSGKWHLRKGLQAVRHRNSEGYREAADAFDKAIEVGDLGPHEAEAYNMRGTFRYLRGDNDAALEDLNKSIELDPTLVQSYVKRASMHLEQSKLSGAAGVDTTMLRISGAREAAANDFETAAQHNPNDPDIYYHRAQLHFILSEFSLAATDYQKSIDLDKNFIFSHIQLGVTQYKMGSIASSMATFRRCIKNFGDKSDVYNYYGELLLDQQKYQEAVEKFETAVEMEKKAVGETGGMNVLPLINKALALFQWKQDFTAAEQLCEKALLIDPECDIAVATMAQLLLQQGKVTDALEYFERAAKLSRTEGEIVNALSYAEATRTQLEVQEKYPQLAAKLQSMSAMGGAGMR